The following nucleotide sequence is from Mangifera indica cultivar Alphonso chromosome 1, CATAS_Mindica_2.1, whole genome shotgun sequence.
ctccccgttagggtcgaaACCCCTAAAATCGGActcaaattgtcatccctaattgTGTCTTTATCCCGGTGTCCCCTCCCCATATCTTAGGATATGGTTAGCAGCATCAAGATTGCTTTGAGTAAGAGAATACATAAACTGATTCactacactttttttttttttttaatgctagGCAAAAAtgatttaagaagaaaaacaagCAGGTCTAAAAGGGTATTTGACCACAACTTAAACTCGTCTTGCACACAAATAAGACAACAATCTAAACAAAAGACAACAGACCTGCACACAAACAAGAATATTTTTATGTCACTTCTCCTAAGGTTCTATCAAAGTTCTTATAATAATAGGACTCAAGAAGGTGGCAACGGGATCAACAAACCTAAATACACAAAAGAATCTTGAGGGATTGTCCAAGCAATTCAAACTATACAAAATCCTGTATACAAAGcaaaaaaacacaacaaaagaaTCAGCCTTTGTACTGTCGCATAACCTTTTAGCCCTGCAGAGTTTCACTACACTTACAATATGTGCAATATCTCGTCTCGTCgggtgagagaaaaaaaaagagtttacCTATTGTCGTAGATGGTAggattgaattcgaattaagtttGTTAGAATTCGAACGAATACAAAATACGCTTAGATCAAACAAGTTTGAGTATAAGAGTTTAACATTtttgagcttgaacttgagtttATGATTGAGCTTTGGGGGTGTTTAGCTCGTAAAGCTTATGAGTTCGAAAAATTTGATACGAAACcattaaaacaacgttattttgattaatacacattaaaattaaattgttttaatatcaAATCGAGCTTAAAACTCAATTCGAGCTTAGTTCCTttcaaatgagtcaaattcGAATACCTTTAAAACAAGTTCaatgaactcaaacttgagctcgaaCTTGATTCGACTCAAATCCAATCTTAATAGATACCCCTATCCATAGGTGAATCCCTTTCAACTTTTCTTTGATGTATAAACTAACTCACAGCAGCTACAATGACTTAGGCCTAGATACACGGCACATTTCTTTCTAGAGTTCCAACCTAAACTTACTTAATGGCCATAATGTGACACCGCTTGGGGAATACCAATAttggtaaaatataaaaaaaatgttgagtTTGTAAAtgtattttacattatttggGGATGTTAAGATAGATGAAttctttaaattgttaaaattggCAAAGTCTTATCTAAAGTGGATAATATAGGTAAACTATTGGtcaaaaatattacaaatgttATTAAAGAGACTTATAAGGAGTGAATTTGACACCAAGGAGAATCCACGCCGTCATGTTAAGCATGAcctaaaaataatgaaatttgcgGGGTACAGACAATCTTTACAACGGTGGAGATAGTTGCTTTCCTCGACAAGGTGTCAGCTTTTACAGGAGTAATGTGTGCCCACCGAGTTGCGGCAGATATTGGTAAGAGGCCTTCTTCCTGTGTTATTACGGCTTAAAATTGACTGGAAATAAGAATCAACttaaaatcttgattttgtaATCCCAGAAGTAGAATATCAAAATTGACAAGTGTAATTAGTTAAAATGCATATTGCTAACTCATCAGATTTTATAAAGGGCTTGAGAAGGAGGTCCCTGTATTGGATGCTGCTCTCCTTAGATTACATGGTTGGTCAAGGACATTGGCTCTGGATATTCTATGAGAAATGAACTGATTTTGCAAGTAGAAAAAACCCAAATTCTAGTGACCATCGTGAGAGGAGACtagaactcatatttttttatatatggaGTTTTCTCTTTTGACATTCAAACTACTCCTTGGAAATGATTTTGCATGATTTTTACACGAGAAACATTGCTTTCTTCCTTTACACGGTTGTTAATTACAGCTGGTTGAAGACCTATATAatctctttgtttttctttgggAGGTTGCCCTGCCGTTCGAGCCAAGGTATCTCAAAATGTGAATATTAACCCATTTTGGCACAATTACCAATTTTTTACCTGTTCATTATCATTTCTCTTGTTTATTTACACTCATTATATGACTGAACTGAATATCATTATCCAATTTGTGCTATAATATACAGGACCAAAAGTTGGTAAAAATAACTAGAAATATTGAGATTTGCATATTGTTTAAGGCAAAAAAGTCAGAATTCTTGAAGTGATACACATAAAACCTATCAGCTTTTTGTCTAAGTCATCTAGATTCATAGAACTACACAACCCTGGAACACTTTTGATGAACTCCCCCCCGGGTAAAATTGACATAGATGTTTAAGATATATTCGAATTCCTATCAAAGCGAGTGCCTGGTGTGGTGCATGTGGGAATCCTGAGATTTTGAAGACTGAAGAGAGAGATCAGTTTTTATTGCTAGTTTAATTCCCTTTTTTTATAACCCTGGAACCAAAGCCTTCGCAATATAAGCTCTTGTATGCAGTAGGATGTAGAAGCTATAGAATTATGCTCCCTCAAAAATTGTACCACCTCTAAGCTCCGGAATGGAGTTTCATTCTCCGCAAAGAAAGGTATGCTAAGAGCCGGTAGCCAAAAACCATTGCCACCAGGGCACAAACTTCTGTTAGGCCATTGTCTATTCTCATGCCATTCACAGTTGGTGTATTCTGTTCGTACTGCACCTTGAGAAGTAGCTTAAAAGTATGATAGTTGAAGGACAAGTAGCGTATCCAAGATATGAAAACTGGAACCTTCTGCAAAATTGAAAACCCATGTAAGCATTTTCATACTGGATTGAGAGCCAACATCAACTGGTATATTCATGTTTACCTTAACAAAGTAACCACCAGCAAGCATGAAAGTCATCACAGTGACTGAAGCCAGTGTTGTGGCCCTTTTTAAGTCCATTAGTGTAGCGCCAATGGCTAGTCCAAGTCCCTGCCATAGTGGCCAGCTTTAGTTGATTACATAGGTAATAATGGTTGAAGTTTCTTTTTAGTTTGTTGTTATGAAAGGGTATATATATACCTGAGCTGCAACAATGCAGAGAAAAACTGTGAGCATGGTCAAGAAAAAGGGACCGGTGCTCAGTCTTAAGCCTGTCATGAAGTAGACAACAAGAAGGAAAAGAATTGGCAGTAGCAAATCAAGCGGAAGGTCACTTGTTGTTCTAGCCAGGAAGTATGCACTTAATCTATACATGTCAGCTGCTCTTTCCTTACCCAGCATGGCCCTTTCTTGAGGAAATGTGAAGATTGCTGTGAAGATAGGGAAGAATCCCCAGAAGACAGCAATGAAGAAAAGCAGTCCCGCCTGCAAGATGGGAGATTCAATACATGAACGGCTtgtcaattttatattagtGGTAACAGATTTGCtttggaaaaagcaatgaaaattACCTGATCTTGCAGGCCTTTGGGGCTTTTACTATCTGATTGCCACCAGAGTAATCCCAAGATGATTGCAGTGGAGAGAACTTGGGTGATCCTCAACCAACTAAAATAGTCATGTCGTCGTTCTTTAATTCCTCTCCAGAACAATATGGTGTATTGTTCCCACCAGCTAGCTCCCCATTGTCGCTTTGGAGATGACACTTTCGACTTGATTTCTTCATCAAGGGGAACAGGAGCCATAAGTTTCCTCTTCTCTTGGTCTGCCACTCGTGTCTCATAGGCCTCCACTAGATACTGCTTTCAAATTTGAAACATCAGTGAATAAATAAGGAGCAAGAGATGTAATTTAAACTTCATTGCAATTGGAGTTTACCTCATGAACATCCAATGGAGATGGCTTTCCACTTCTTGTTTCGGTATCTGAATTTCCCATTTGTACTTTATCCTGCAATTCTGATGGCACCGAAACATCATTTATGTTCCCATTTGCAAGGTCTAGCAAGAACTCTGCTGGGTTCATGGCAATCAGAGGTGAACATCCTATAGATGAGAAATACACCATTACTTCTGATGCCTTTCCGAAATAGAGCAAACTTCCTTTTCCTAGAAGGATCAACTTGTCAAATCTGTGAAACAGTCTGCTTGATGGCTGGTGGATTGTTGTCACCACAGTTTTCCCAGCCTGCCATAAGATTTCAGCATCATAGGGAATCAGCTTGAAAATGCTAGGAAAGATTGTGAATGATAATTGAATGAAGAAAACCAGAGATAACAAACCTCTGCAATGTCTTGTAACATCTTAACAATCCTCAAGGCAGTTGTAGAATCCAATCCAGAAGTGGGTTCATCAAGAAACAGAAGAGAAGGGTTGATTATGATCTCGCTGCCTATGCAAACCCTCTTCCTTTCTCCACCTGACACTCCTCGTACGAAGGAGCCACCAATCATAGTGTCTTGGCACCTGcagaaatcaatatttttactGATGAGCCGCTGGAAATCAAATAAAGAATGACAATATGCTTACAGGTAATCCAGAATTCAATTATTAGCAAGGGGAAAAGGGGATTTACCTCTCCAAGCCTAGCTCATAGATTACGTCTATTGCTCGTTTTTCCTTCTCCTGTTTTGTCAGTGTCTTCGGCAGTCGTAGAAGGGCAGCGTATGTCAATGTTTCTTTCACTGTGAGGTGAGGAAACAAGACATCATCTTGAGTCACAAATCCTACCCTGCCATATTATTCATGTTAATCAAATGTAGATTTCTGCTTTTGTTGACATGCCTAGAGTTATCACATTAGTTGTGATTAAATTCTTACTTGCTCTTGAGAAACTTGGAATATGGCTGATCATTGTAAGTAATTGAACCCCCGATGGTCGACTGCATCAGCCTGCCACCCAGCAGATTCAGGAGAGTTGTCTTCCCACTTCCGGAAGGTCCCATGAGTGCCAAAACTTCACCTGGGTTCACCAATCCAGTTATCCCATTCAGAATTTCCTTCTCCTCACTGGTAGCTATTCTTTTTATTATCACCTTATATGAAACATCTGTAAACTGCATTTCACAAAATAAGCAAAATCCCCCTGTCAGTAAACTAAAACCAAACTCGCAACAGCTCAAAACAACCATAAAATTCCAAGCGCAAACATGATCAAAATGTCGGATACCCTTCTTTTCAAAGCAAAGTTCGTACATGTGGTATTACTTTAGTTTGAATACAGACAATTCTACAGCACAGAAGCGAAATAAAAATAACGTATGTGATCTCAGAAACTAAAGTAAGCTAGTTGGTTTTGGGAAGAAGGGGAAGTCTTGTACATAAATGTCACCTAAGATGAAACATTGTACAAGACCTGAACCTGACCATGCTAGCCATATTCAATGAAAAGGATTGCTTGGATCCCAAGAAAACTCTCCCTTCATATTCCCTGTCCAAACAAGTAGTgttatcaaatcaaataaacccAGAAACCAGTGCACTCTTTTGGCCTTCTGAAGATGCAACttcaaatgtaaaaataaaatcctgCATTGCATTTGCATTCAGTGCGGCACAAATTGTTACCTTGAGATAAATTGGCATTGTGGGTTCTGTTACAAACTTCGTTTTATGTTTTCCTGCTTCAATATCCTCAGCTGTAAATGTAAAGAAACACTTCAAATGTCATCATCTCCAAGCGATTACATAGtactaaatataaaacaatacaataaatacttaattttaattatttcattagatatttaaatgatatattattatgtgattgagtatttcgttatatctttaatttaaaatcattcattcaaataataacatattatatgaatacccaataataaatatatggttTATATGAACCACCTTAATCAATGGTATAGATGtactatttaataatactatttttacAAATTGATTTAATGTAGTATCATGTCATTCTTGagccaataaaaaaaaaaaaagaataaaagaccTCTTATAATCATgcatttattcaaatatttaataataaaaacagttTACCTTGTGCCCTATTACATGTACGTATGAATAATACTATTATGTCTGTGTTTATACTTAGaattatatacacttaattttagataatatattactatatgattagatgaaAGTATTTAAAACTGGATGCATATAATATTTACCTTTACTACTATTATGAAATATTTggtttatgaaaaaaaatagaagatcATAGGGTTATGATATTCTATGAATAAAAAAGTCAAATGACAGAACCTTAATTAATTCCGAAATAACTTGGGTCCAATCtatgttaataatttaatatattaagtgAGTCTATCAGCTTGACTTATTTATCATATAGTTAGAAATTAAGCAGAAAGTCAATCAATTAGGACCATGTTAATTAAATCATTGCAATGAACTTCAAAGCATCGTCAATATTTTGGGCTCAATTGtgacaaattttgttttatatttcataattgTCTGCGTGTATAACGTCTCCTCCATGCAACAGGTCCTGCTAGTTAACCTAACAACATTGAAAATAGgtcatttattttgaattatgataACAACATTCTTGTTTTcactatttaaattttcaaatattttttaaaaatataatatttatatatacataatttttatttaaaaattgactcatCTAAAGCAATTGATaacctaattaaaaaaaaaaaaaattatagacatctttaaaattgtcatgaatctcataaaaaataacCCACTTTAAATAGAAATTATAAGAACAtagtaatagaaaaataataagatagGAGAACAACCTAATCAAATCTTTCCCTCAAGGAAGGACAACTCAAGAACAAAACCAAGGCAAACTGAGCCTACACGAAACAAGAAGAGAGGCACTATCATCTCTTTTTGACGCTTTATTGAAGTTCGAACAATGATAGAGAGCACGAGGAGGGTCAAGCCACCAATCAAGTTTGGCACAACATGGGCACTTAGCTTATTCATATTCACATTTATAATTCAAACTGAGTGGATGATCATGGCCTACCATGACATATAAAGATCCTCCTCTTTGCCTACCATCTTCAATCACTCAAAttctattgatttttaattccATTATCAACACTTTAGAGTTGctgtttttgaactttttttttctagggAATTTCAGTGGGGTGTCCACTTTGACACcactataaaaaaaatcctatcATCATCTTTAGCTTGTGGTTTTGATGAGACAATTTTCATGGCTCTACTATTCTCAACACTATGTCAAGGAAATGATGAGAGGACAAATAATTGGATTTATCACAACCTTAGTGGCTGacaacaatatatattttatttaataaaactatatttatatatttaataaaaatatataattaaatacagtaataatatatcatcatgtgatttaataattttaaattaaaaattaaaaaacaatcaatcacataatgacacataatgGTATTTAGCCTAAAATGTGCTAAATCTTAGGTTTAATGGTGctaggagttttttttttttttctgaataattttggctattttgtatcaaataaaatttttttattattatttttattatcactatctcttatttaaaattaatatttttaccctatattttttaaaagccCAAGTGGGTTTTTACCCTTTTGGAAAGTGAGGGCCCAAATTTCACCGGCTTCCCGTTATTTCAAATTGTTGGTGTAGAAAAAGCACTTTGCAGAAAAGCACGTTTCCAACTTCTTCAGAGTGGAAGGCTGGTAGTTTCTGTCTCccatttttggttgaattataACTCTATATTGAACCTAACTTTCTCATGCCCCCAATTCAGAAATCTCATGATTCCTTACTCAAATACAGtccaaattttctaaaaatgacccaaattttcttttttttttttaaaccaaaatttcagCCTCTTATCGCTATTTACTACTATTTACTAACCAGTGTCATGCACATGCTCTAGACTTGAATGAGATCACATGCAACTCTTTAAGACCAcaaaatacttataaaaaatggccaCAATTAATGTActataaaaagtttttttatattaaagttcatattctattaaaaatttttattaaaacattaagattctaattttatgatgtaaaatctttttatatataagcacGGAAAGGTAATAgctttttaaaaaagttaagtaaataaacaaattatacatatttatatatacaaactaaaatagtaatatatgattgagtgattttaaaataataaaaaaataaataattatattacttaattaaaaattgttatctCATACTTTTTAcgtaaatttatgaaatttatttgtatattaagaAGAGTTGATGAGTGATGATTACTTACGTATATCATCGTCGCTAAAGGGTTTGGAGTCGTCGATATCATCGGCGGGGAGAGTGAAGCcagtgaaagaaaatgagaagccGAGGCTGGCGCTGGATGCCCGGCTGAGGGCGGCGCAGCTGTTCACTTCATCCAAGTCCAACTTCAGCTGAGCACTTCGACACTTCCTGATGTGTGTATTATTCTTGCCACTCACACTACTACGACCAGGTGATGCAGCCATCGGCACCCGCCGGCTTGACTTCCTTGACAGCGTGGCCCCGACCCCGGTCCCGTCAGACGACGCAACTCCAGTGGGAGCCTCGCCCGACGACACCGGTGACTTGAATGCCGCCGCTATTGTCTCCACTAGTTGATCAGACTTTGTCCTTGCCAACCCTGGCGAACTTGTCTTCTCCATGCTTCAATAATTTGCACACTTCaccatgaaaataaaaaatgattttcgGAGACAAAACAGATTAATATCTTAAAAcacattaaatattaatgagCGTAAAGAATACCTTTCCGagtaagaagaagagaagaggaagaagtAGCCTGTTTTGTTGGAGAAATGATATCAAGTCTTGAGATAATACCCTAACGGAGAACaaagtttattatataaaaaatgagattaagagAGAAGATGTGAAATCCCTGAAATGCCCTTCAAATTATTAAGGAAAATTACTGATATATGATAATAACGTGACTTAATAACATAAAGCTAACAGATTGGATCCATCTAGCATCGGTCATATTCGTTGTCATATCATCATTCCCGTACACGTGTTCGGACAATTCGTAATTCTCTTACGTGGCATCGAATGCGGGCAGCCGATTTTGAGTCAAATTAGAATAAAGCTTTATGTATTAATGGACCTTAACGTTATTAGAGAGGTGATTGGCCGAGGTGTCTGGTTGCCATGTGATGCTGGGTTACCTGTGGAAGAGGGAACcctaatttttggatttttgtttaagcttattttctttccaaaataatTGAAGTACGATTTGAGTTGAAACTTCCGTATGGGAAATTTTCAAGTAATTAGAATAAAACCAGAACTGCATAATAATGGGCTATCAATGTTGaactaataaatattcaattatttgcaTGCAATGGAGCTAGTGAAATCATGACGGaaattttaagggtattttaattattgaaataataaaattatatatatatttattttaaatatctaaataaatatatatttaatatatattatcacataattaaataaaatatttaattatttaataatatatatttatttatatatttaaaataataacgaatgatattataaatgttaaaaatggtTAATGAGGAGAAGTACGCGTACAAGTTTCGCCAGCCGACCATTTTGATGCGATGTATCTCATATTAATTAATGGTGGCATGGACAGCCTGCTCAAAGGCTTGTCCATTTCCTTAGAGCTTATATAATTTAAAGGTCACTGCAATATTCTTGAAGTGGAAACAAAATTTCATCAAGTGGACCTTCGAAAGAAGCTTTGTTTTTATCtctaggccaaaagacttattcccacccaaggtttattgaaattcttaatttatacatactaacttttaaaaatttaaatatctacttatCATCTACGTTTGTTTGTGAAAATGGTGGAAAGAGGGGTGTGGAAACCCCAAGCTCACTGCAATATCTCTTTATATATCAATGCCGAATACATACCATAGTATAATTCTACTTCTATACTCCAAATAATCAATCCTTTGTGAACGTATATCAAGgaacaaaatatgtatatagatattattattgtaaaaacAGCAAAATCTTGAGAATCGTTTGCAAGGATTAGAGAGATTTGTacattctttctctttctttgttgGTAGTTGTACAATATTCGTTTGATGGGTTTAGAATGATTTAAGAgcaatgttttatatatatattctttatatataatttttatatattaataatatattatcatataattaaatattattttatttttaatttaaaattctttaatcacatgatgatgtataatttatatactaaaattatatataaaatatatatatatataattttattgattatttaatcataCCTTATTAGAAATGttaagtatttatttatgttttctttaaagaatagatatctaaaaaaaatcataaatttgagagATGGATACGatgctctatatatatatttttaaataaataattagatatataaataatatattataataaaataaatattattttattttaatttaaaataatttaattatataataatatattatttatatattaaaaccattatatatttaatcatttgTTCATAATTATACTGTTTGTGATACTGTGTTGACtcgaaaaatgaaaaaagtttggAAGAAGAGAAGGGTAAAAATGTAAAGTGGGGGATGAGTGGCCAAGATAATTTGAGCTAAAAGTGGGTGTGGCTGGCCCAAAAGGACAATTTTGGTGGTTCTTGACGAGGAGCTGTCTGTCTCTGCGTTGCTGGTGGATGCTTTCCCCACTCACCCGTATCTCCACGGCAATATGCCACGTCGCATTTCTCCTATAACTGGCATTCCAATATCCATATCTCAatccataaaattatatatatttatttaaatatataaataaatatatatttaatttacattattatataattaaataattttaaattaaaaataaaataatattaaattatataataatatataaaaatacattcatttatgttttcaaaatgagtatatataatattactctatttcAATTCACATATATGGACTTTACcaacaaaaatatacaaaattagagATATGATCTTAcacaaacaaataatatataaatgaaagtttttttaagtgatttgcTCTATCGTTCAAAATCTTATATCCATTGTTAtgttatacaatttataaataacgAGAGATGTAACtcttgttaatataaataataacaaaaaatatttttgttgtcATAACAATGTTTAGTgttgctaaaaataataataataaattttctcatcattataacaatattaaccAATTACTTCGTATAATATATgtgatgaatatttttatcattatagtaatattaattggccactaaacataatattaacaatcaatATATATCAGTTACTATATATAATATCGATGTCATTATAGCTATATTTACTAgatagagatgtcaatgggtcAGGTCAGGGAGGCTTCGGCTTGGCCCATTGGGTTAATGAGCCCGATCGGGCCTGAGACCCAAATAGTAATGGATTTTCAGATCGAGTCGatctattgaaatataaaagtcCGACCCATATAATAACTAGCCTTAATTGGGTTAGGCCGCACTTTAATTGGGTCAGTctgacccatttaatcaatatttaaaaaaattaattaaaaattttaaacataaattattttttaattattaaaactgaggaCAATAccctgaatattttatttataataacttaCTTGTGGTGGAGGAATATcgtggttacatgatgaaaaatattataaattgataacatagtacaaataaattaatttatatactgtataaattacaaaacatagataaaataaattaattaaaaaaattaagcaacgGCTATGGCTTCTACCATTTGGCAGAAACATTTTAcaggaaatttttttatttatttttatcttataaacaGTGTCGGGTCGGGCCAACCCATGAGTCTAATATTAAAGTCTTAAGCTCGGCTCGATAGGCCCATGGGTCTGGCCCGACACTCTACAGTGTTGACTGGGTTTTATTGTGGCCGAACTTTTTTTCCTGTTTCAGGTTGGGCCAAGTCGGGCCTCATTTGGCCCAGCCCAATTGACTTGTCTATTACTAGTTATGAAAAACTGTaacaataatgaatattttcatTGTCATTAAATTAACACTAAAGGGATATTTAATTTGaggaatgttttattattaatattaaaagattactttgaatattactgagtataaattattactatatttaataaaatttaataaagatgagtaagtataaataattattgtatttagttagaggaaataaaaaaatactagcatattattttacttaaatgctcttaggtttaattattctaaaatatttttatattatttgttgtattaattaaaaatgagattatttttatcataaaaattaagaaataaagatatagttataataaaatcaaaattcccttagtaatcttttaatacctaaggtgaaagtagTACACAGATTAactcttatattatatgtaacatcaacattagtaatagaagattaccgaaatcttttattacttactaaccaaacaaaataataaaagatagtttactAAAGTATTTTTCTACCCCTTGAACCAAAAACCCTCTAAGGGACcgtttggtttcagtttttgaatattatcttgataatctatcttttattcttttgtttggtttgtcagtaataaaatattacagtagtcttctattaccaatattgacgtaataggtaatataggtgataat
It contains:
- the LOC123228210 gene encoding ABC transporter G family member 22 isoform X1 translates to MEKTSSPGLARTKSDQLVETIAAAFKSPVSSGEAPTGVASSDGTGVGATLSRKSSRRVPMAASPGRSSVSGKNNTHIRKCRSAQLKLDLDEVNSCAALSRASSASLGFSFSFTGFTLPADDIDDSKPFSDDDIPEDIEAGKHKTKFVTEPTMPIYLKFTDVSYKVIIKRIATSEEKEILNGITGLVNPGEVLALMGPSGSGKTTLLNLLGGRLMQSTIGGSITYNDQPYSKFLKSKVGFVTQDDVLFPHLTVKETLTYAALLRLPKTLTKQEKEKRAIDVIYELGLERCQDTMIGGSFVRGVSGGERKRVCIGSEIIINPSLLFLDEPTSGLDSTTALRIVKMLQDIAEAGKTVVTTIHQPSSRLFHRFDKLILLGKGSLLYFGKASEVMVYFSSIGCSPLIAMNPAEFLLDLANGNINDVSVPSELQDKVQMGNSDTETRSGKPSPLDVHEYLVEAYETRVADQEKRKLMAPVPLDEEIKSKVSSPKRQWGASWWEQYTILFWRGIKERRHDYFSWLRITQVLSTAIILGLLWWQSDSKSPKGLQDQAGLLFFIAVFWGFFPIFTAIFTFPQERAMLGKERAADMYRLSAYFLARTTSDLPLDLLLPILFLLVVYFMTGLRLSTGPFFLTMLTVFLCIVAAQGLGLAIGATLMDLKRATTLASVTVMTFMLAGGYFVKKVPVFISWIRYLSFNYHTFKLLLKVQYEQNTPTVNGMRIDNGLTEVCALVAMVFGYRLLAYLSLRRMKLHSGA
- the LOC123228210 gene encoding ABC transporter G family member 22 isoform X2, which produces MASMFTDVSYKVIIKRIATSEEKEILNGITGLVNPGEVLALMGPSGSGKTTLLNLLGGRLMQSTIGGSITYNDQPYSKFLKSKVGFVTQDDVLFPHLTVKETLTYAALLRLPKTLTKQEKEKRAIDVIYELGLERCQDTMIGGSFVRGVSGGERKRVCIGSEIIINPSLLFLDEPTSGLDSTTALRIVKMLQDIAEAGKTVVTTIHQPSSRLFHRFDKLILLGKGSLLYFGKASEVMVYFSSIGCSPLIAMNPAEFLLDLANGNINDVSVPSELQDKVQMGNSDTETRSGKPSPLDVHEYLVEAYETRVADQEKRKLMAPVPLDEEIKSKVSSPKRQWGASWWEQYTILFWRGIKERRHDYFSWLRITQVLSTAIILGLLWWQSDSKSPKGLQDQAGLLFFIAVFWGFFPIFTAIFTFPQERAMLGKERAADMYRLSAYFLARTTSDLPLDLLLPILFLLVVYFMTGLRLSTGPFFLTMLTVFLCIVAAQGLGLAIGATLMDLKRATTLASVTVMTFMLAGGYFVKKVPVFISWIRYLSFNYHTFKLLLKVQYEQNTPTVNGMRIDNGLTEVCALVAMVFGYRLLAYLSLRRMKLHSGA